In Desulfovibrio sp., a single window of DNA contains:
- a CDS encoding ATP-binding protein yields MTADIARTLTITIPAQLKHVALVGLSVRAISGFELFIQDDAVLIELAVCEALNNAIIHSLKEREGESIELGISLRPGRIGFTIRDRGTHIEDGLNVDQERSREPLATSGRGMAIIHDIMDSVRYERHGEYNVLSMEKQSDNACPNIP; encoded by the coding sequence ATGACTGCGGACATTGCCCGAACCTTGACCATCACCATCCCGGCGCAACTCAAACACGTTGCCCTGGTGGGCCTTTCCGTGCGCGCTATAAGCGGGTTCGAACTCTTCATACAAGACGATGCGGTATTGATCGAACTGGCGGTGTGCGAAGCGCTCAACAACGCCATCATTCATTCTCTCAAGGAGCGCGAAGGAGAATCCATAGAGCTTGGCATCTCCTTGCGGCCAGGACGGATCGGTTTCACCATTCGCGACAGGGGAACGCACATTGAGGATGGCTTGAACGTCGACCAGGAACGCTCCCGGGAACCGTTGGCAACCAGCGGGCGCGGGATGGCCATCATACACGACATCATGGACAGCGTTCGGTACGAGAGGCATGGTGAGTACAATGTTCTTTCCATGGAAAAACAATCCGACAACGCTTGCCCGAACATCCCGTGA
- a CDS encoding STAS domain-containing protein: METRESLIDGVMVVELIGQRLDAATAPVFKGKMIDLINKGNSLFLLDFTRLDFMDSSGLGSLISCVKSLGGDGALALFGLRESVRKIFSVTRLDRGVFRIFESRDEALKSLAGRKA, translated from the coding sequence ATGGAAACCAGGGAATCACTCATCGATGGGGTAATGGTGGTCGAGCTGATCGGCCAGCGCCTGGACGCTGCAACAGCACCTGTTTTCAAGGGCAAAATGATCGATCTGATAAACAAGGGTAACAGCCTGTTTCTTTTAGATTTTACGCGCTTGGATTTCATGGACAGCAGCGGTCTCGGTTCGCTCATCTCGTGCGTGAAGTCATTGGGAGGCGATGGGGCTCTGGCGCTCTTCGGCCTGCGCGAAAGCGTACGGAAGATTTTTTCTGTCACCCGTCTGGACCGGGGAGTTTTCCGGATTTTCGAAAGCAGAGATGAGGCGCTCAAGTCGCTTGCCGGGAGAAAAGCATGA